The nucleotide sequence GGTCATTCCTCCTGGGTTATCTCTGTCGCAATCAGTCCCGATGGTCAGACTCTTGTCAGTGGGAGTGGGGACCAGACTATTCATATCTGGGATTTAGCTACAGGACAATTAAAACGTACCCTTACTGGTCATTCCGACTACGTTAACTCTGTCGCAATCAGTCCCGATGGTCAGACTCTTGTCAGTGGGAGTGATGACAAGACTATTAAGATCTGGGATTTAGCTACAGGACAATTAAAACGTACCCTTACTGGTCATTCCGACTACGTTAACTCTGTCGCAATCAGTCCCGATGGTCAGACTCTTGTCAGTGGGAGTGATGACAAGACTATTAAGATCTGGGACTTAGCTACAGGACAATTAAAACGTACCCTTACTGGTCATTCCAACGAGGTTTACCCTGTAGCTATCAGTCCTGATGGTCAGACTCTTGTCAGTGGGAGTGATGACAAGACTATTAAGATCTGGGATTTAGCTACAGGACAATTAAAACGTACCCTTACTGGTCATTCCGACGCGGTTATTTCTGTAGCTATCAGTCCCGATGGTCAGACTCTTGTCAGTGGGAGTGATGACAAGACTATTAAGATCTGGGATTTAGCTACAGGACAATTAAAACGTACCCTTACTGGTCATTCCGACGCGGTTATTTCTGTCGCAATCAGTCCCGATGGTCAGACTCTTGTCAGTGGGAGTGATGACAAGACTATTAAGATCTGGGACTTAGCTACAGGACAATTAAAACGTACCCTTACTGGTCATTCCAACTGGGTTTTATCTGTCGCTATCAGTCCCGATGGTCAGACTCTTGTCAGTGGGAGTTATGACAAGACTATCAAAATCTGGCGGTTAGAGAGGTAGGGGGAGTAAGACCGAAGCCTACTACAGTAATATTAAATTAATGCTAAATTAAAAAGCAATATGCACAAGGAGGACAATTGCCGACAGTAGAACAAGCTTTTAGTTGTGTACGAGTTTGTCAAATGTTGTCAAATCTATACCGCACTATACATATTTTCCGTTACGATCAAACTTATAAAACAGTTTTTATCTTAGCCAAAAATCCGAATAATGAAGAACTACAAATAGTTATTTATGCTAATGGATTATGGAGGTTCATAGATGATGAAACCAGATTATAAAAATATGACCAGAAAAGAACTCAAAGAACATTTACTCACTCATCGAACCGATGAAGAAGCTTGGTCATTTTTCTTTGAAAAATTGAGTGAATTAGATCCTAACCAAGGATATCCGCCTGATTTATCCGATCAAGAAATGGAAAGGATTTTTAGAGAAAAACTCAATCAACAAGCTTAATTTTTATACAGTTTAACGGATTATTGGGATATCACTAAACCTGTAGAGTTTGAGGGGAATTTAGCAACAAAAAAAATATTATGAATACAAGAGCGAAACGTTTACAAGAAATTAAGAATATTCCCGATGAATCAATTGATACCTCAGACATTCCCGAATTAGATGATCAGTTCTGGGAAAATGCAAAATTAGTTAAACCTATCACCAAAAAAGCCATCTCTCTTAGGGTTGATAGTGATGTTTTGGAGTGGTTTAAAAATCAGGGAAAAGGATATCAATCATTAATGAATTCTGTACTTCGTTCTTACGTTGAACATCAAATAAATAAAAAAGAGAATGAATGATCATGACTCAACCTTCTCTAGAACAGCAAAAACTCGCTCAATTAGAAGAATTAGCAGAACTAGCCAAAGTAACCCAAGAAAAAATCCGTAGCTTTAACCAAAGCTCTCAAAAGATAGCAGAAAAATGGCAAGAATGGGCAGAGAAAAAACAGCAATCTGTCAATGATTCTCAAGATAGCTAGAAGAGTAGAAATTTCTACAATGAAACCTAACTTTACAGAAATGACTGTCTCTGAACTGCGGGCGTATGTTTTAGAACACCGAAATGATGATGAAGCTATTCGCGCCTTATTTCATCATCCGACGCTTAAATAT is from Gloeothece verrucosa PCC 7822 and encodes:
- a CDS encoding DUF6888 family protein, which gives rise to MPTVEQAFSCVRVCQMLSNLYRTIHIFRYDQTYKTVFILAKNPNNEELQIVIYANGLWRFIDDETRL
- a CDS encoding DUF6887 family protein, encoding MTRKELKEHLLTHRTDEEAWSFFFEKLSELDPNQGYPPDLSDQEMERIFREKLNQQA
- a CDS encoding BrnA antitoxin family protein; this encodes MNTRAKRLQEIKNIPDESIDTSDIPELDDQFWENAKLVKPITKKAISLRVDSDVLEWFKNQGKGYQSLMNSVLRSYVEHQINKKENE
- a CDS encoding DUF6887 family protein: MKPNFTEMTVSELRAYVLEHRNDDEAIRALFHHPTLKYVTMPPMFTEEGQPIEENIRQAEEAFRQMIEKEN